A single Dechloromonas denitrificans DNA region contains:
- a CDS encoding DUF4212 domain-containing protein, whose product MADSDTYWRKTRALTIVLFLLWVVVTFLGGWFARELNEMVIFGFPFGFYMGAQGLLFFFLAIIWFYNYRMRKLDAEFNIDDE is encoded by the coding sequence ATGGCCGACAGCGATACCTATTGGCGCAAGACACGCGCGTTAACCATCGTGCTGTTTCTTTTGTGGGTGGTTGTCACTTTCCTGGGCGGCTGGTTTGCCCGCGAACTGAACGAAATGGTCATCTTCGGCTTTCCTTTCGGTTTTTACATGGGGGCTCAGGGCCTTCTGTTCTTCTTTCTGGCGATCATCTGGTTCTACAACTACCGGATGCGCAAGCTGGATGCCGAGTTCAACATTGACGACGAGTAG